One segment of Ipomoea triloba cultivar NCNSP0323 chromosome 12, ASM357664v1 DNA contains the following:
- the LOC115998125 gene encoding peptide-N4-(N-acetyl-beta-glucosaminyl)asparagine amidase A, which produces MKLFTLFALFFFFAGIITTPTSAHEKHFIKHLPAPPGEAPKQYFEVTRPLAVTNQPPSCTLPLLTHSFCDTKGQPPVTAEYSPPAECCWTDVVLEFQAACKSDQEDRIAAVWLDGVELLRTTTPQPGSSGVYWKVSKDVTKYSSLLNSKEISLAVMLENSVNDVFTGAFDVNVTFVYYDSKGAAALGNCVRSSETVEENPIAMTVDKPMNPPVVPDDGPADSIIPISAKGEHGFWFSIQTDSQVVSKEVTIPQNAYKATVEIYATSHGNDEFWYSHPPDSYAKTNNLNAENGNGAYREVLVTIDGSLVGALVPFPVIYAGGINPLFWDPVVSIGAFDVPSYEIDLTPFLALLLDGKPHKIGFSVANSVPYWLVGGNLHLWLEHGTEKIEAGVIDTEAPKFKLELSTEFKGLDGSFKVEMERNSEYAGWVKSKKGNLTYSIKQELKLENEIKYENDARHKKMEQKIKDEVETRVTGERGKQISQIKIKRKFPLKLVTKKEIGNEANSSSLRTELENEWSVKVSGDFNSKVSNSQECSGMLGVEGNFVLSGTATMEQSYTYKDDNNCYSRKVSVADMNLVDDKANLLCTSSQPSSQLGRRLL; this is translated from the coding sequence ATGAAGCTTTTCACACTATTCGCTCTGTTCTTCTTCTTCGCCGGCATAATCACTACGCCCACTTCTGCGCACGAGaaacatttcatcaaacaccttcCGGCCCCGCCCGGCGAAGCTCCGAAGCAGTATTTCGAAGTCACTCGCCCCTTGGCCGTCACTAACCAGCCCCCATCATGCACCCTACCGCTTCTCACTCACAGCTTCTGCGACACGAAAGGCCAACCGCCGGTGACGGCGGAGTACTCCCCGCCGGCGGAGTGCTGCTGGACGGATGTGGTCCTGGAGTTCCAAGCCGCCTGCAAGAGCGATCAGGAAGATCGCATCGCCGCCGTGTGGCTTGACGGAGTGGAGCTTCTCCGCACCACCACTCCCCAGCCGGGGTCTAGCGGCGTCTACTGGAAGGTGAGTAAGGACGTCACCAAATACTCCTCTTTGCTGAACAGCAAAGAGATCTCTCTCGCGGTGATGCTGGAGAATTCGGTCAACGACGTTTTCACCGGAGCGTTCGACGTCAACGTTACTTTCGTCTACTACGATTCTAAAGGCGCGGCGGCGCTCGGAAACTGCGTTCGCAGTTCCGAGACGGTTGAGGAAAATCCGATCGCTATGACGGTGGACAAACCGATGAATCCGCCGGTGGTTCCAGATGACGGACCGGCAGATTCGATCATTCCGATCTCGGCGAAAGGAGAACACGGATTTTGGTTCTCAATTCAAACCGATTCGCAAGTGGTTTCAAAGGAAGTTACGATTCCTCAGAACGCATACAAAGCTACAGTGGAAATATACGCAACTTCACACGGAAACGATGAGTTTTGGTACTCACACCCTCCAGATTCATACGCaaaaactaacaatttgaaTGCAGAGAACGGGAACGGAGCTTACCGGGAAGTCCTGGTGACGATCGACGGGAGCTTGGTGGGCGCACTGGTTCCATTCCCGGTGATCTACGCCGGCGGAATCAATCCCTTGTTCTGGGATCCGGTGGTCTCAATTGGGGCTTTCGACGTTCCATCTTACGAAATCGATTTGACGCCATTCCTCGCCCTACTGCTCGACGGAAAGCCGCACAAAATAGGGTTCAGCGTAGCGAATTCCGTCCCGTACTGGCTTGTGGGCGGGAATCTGCACCTGTGGTTAGAACACGGCACGGAGAAAATCGAGGCGGGAGTTATCGACACGGAAGCCCCAAAGTTCAAGCTGGAGCTTTCTACTGAGTTCAAAGGACTGGATGGCTCCTTCAAGGTTGAAATGGAGAGGAATAGCGAGTACGCGGGGTGGGTGAAATCCAAAAAGGGAAACCTCACTTATTCCATTAAACAGGAATTGAAGTTGGAGAACGAGATCAAGTACGAAAACGACGCTAGACACAAGAAGATGGAGCAGAAAATCAAGGACGAAGTTGAAACCAGAGTTACAGGGGAAAGAGGCAAACAAATCTCCCAGATAAAAATCAAGAGGAAATTCCCGTTAAAACTGGTCACCAAAAAGGAGATCGGGAACGAGGCAAATTCCAGCTCGCTAAGAACTGAGTTAGAGAACGAGTGGAGCGTTAAGGTGAGCGGAGATTTCAACAGTAAAGTGTCAAACAGCCAGGAATGCAGTGGAATGTTGGGTGTTGAGGGCAACTTCGTCCTCTCCGGTACAGCGACGATGGAGCAATCGTACACCTACAAAGATGACAATAACTGCTATAGCCGAAAGGTTTCGGTTGCTGATATGAACCTTGTTGACGACAAAGCCAACCTTCTTTGCACCTCTTCCCAGCCGTCTTCCCAGCTGGGACGAAGACTCTTATAA
- the LOC115998126 gene encoding eukaryotic translation initiation factor 2 subunit alpha homolog, whose protein sequence is MATNTPNLECRMYEAKYPEVDHAVMIQVKSMADSGAYVSLLEYNNIEGMILFSELSRRRIRSISSLIKVGRIEPVMVLRVDKEKGYIDLSKRRVSEEDIQACEERYNKSKLVHSIMRHVAETMQIDLEDLYIHVGWPLYRKYGHAFEAFKLVVNDPDSVLNSLTREVKDVGPDGKEVTKVVPALSEEVKDSLVKNIRRRMTPQPLKIRADIEMKCFQFDGVLHIKEAMRKAEAAGNKDCPVKIKLVAPPAYVLNTQTLDKEQGITVLNQAIVACNEEIERHKGKLTVKEAPRAVSEREDKLLAEQMAKLTRENEEVSGDEDSEEEEDTGMGEIDVENSGHGITD, encoded by the exons ATGGCGACCAACACTCCGAACTTAGAGTGCCGGATGTACGAGGCTAAGTACCCCGAAGTGGACCATGCGGTGATGATACAGGTGAAAAGTATGGCTGACAGCGGCGCCTACGTTTCGCTCCTCGAGTACAACAATATCGAGGGGATGATTCTCTTCTCCGAGCTCTCTCGCCGCCGGATTCGGAGCATCAGTAGCTTAATCAAGGTGGGCCGAATCGAACCCGTTATGGTCCTTCGAGTTGACAAGGAGAAGGGTTACATCGATCTCAGCAAACGCCGGGTCTCCGAGGAGGATATTCAGGCTTGTGAAGAGAGGTATAATAAGAGCAAGCTTGTTCACTCCATTATGCGCCATGTCGCGGAAACCATGCAAATCGATCTCGAG GATCTTTACATCCATGTTGGTTGGcctttatatagaaaatatGGTCATGCTTTTGAG GCATTCAAGCTGGTTGTTAATGATCCAGATTCTGTTCTAAATTCCCTCACCCGCGAAGTTAAAGATGTTGGCCCTGATGGGAAGGAG GTAACTAAGGTGGTTCCTGCACTATCAGAGGAAGTTAAAGATTCTTTGGTAAAAAATATTAGGAGAAGAATGACACCACAGCCACTGAAGATTCGGGCTGATATTGAGATGAAATGTTTTCAATTTGATGGTGTTCTTCACATTAAG GAAGCAATGCGTAAAGCTGAAGCTGCTGGTAATAAGGATTGCCCTGTTAAAATTAAACTTGTCGCCCCTCCAGCATATGTTCTCAACACTCAGACTCTTGACAAG GAGCAAGGCATAACTGTCCTTAATCAAGCAATTGTAGCTTGCAATGAGGAAATCGAGCGTCATAAGGGAAAACTCACTGTGAAGGAGGCTCCTAGAGCG GTGAGTGAAAGGGAGGATAAACTCCTTGCTGAACAGATGGCTAAGCTAACCCGTGAGAATGAGGAGGTCAGCGGTGATGAAGATAGTGAGGAGGAAGAAGATACAGGGATGGGAGAAATTGATGTGGAAAACTCGGGACATGGCATAACAGATTGA